From the Homo sapiens chromosome 1, GRCh38.p14 Primary Assembly genome, one window contains:
- the OR14I1 gene encoding olfactory receptor 14I1, translated as MDNLTKVTEFLLMEFSGIWELQVLHAGLFLLIYLAVLVGNLLIIAVITLDQHLHTPMYFFLKNLSVLDLCYISVTVPKSIRNSLTRRSSISYLGCVAQVYFFSAFASAELAFLTVMSYDRYVAICHPLQYRAVMTSGGCYQMAVTTWLSCFSYAAVHTGNMFREHVCRSSVIHQFFRDIPHVLALVSCEVFFVEFLTLALSSCLVLGCFILMMISYFQIFSTVLRIPSGQSRAKAFSTCSPQLIVIMLFLTTGLFAALGPIAKALSIQDLVIALTYTVLPPFLNPIIYSLRNKEIKTAMWRLFVKIYFLQK; from the coding sequence ATGGACAATCTCACAAAAGTGACAGAATTCCTGCTGATGGAGTTTTCTGGTATCTGGGAGCTGCAGGTGCTGCACGCCGGGCTGTTTCTGCTGATTTATCTGGCAGTGCTGGTGGGGAACCTGCTCATCATTGCAGTCATCACTCTCGATCAGCATCTTCACAcacccatgtacttcttcctgaAGAACCTCTCCGTTTTGGATCTGTGCTACATCTCAGTCACTGTGCCTAAATCCATCCGTAACTCCCTGACTCGCAGAAGCTCCATCTCTTATCTTGGCTGTGTGGCTCAAGTCtattttttctctgcctttgcATCTGCTGAGCTGGCCTTCCTTACTGTCATGTCTTATGACCGCTATGTTGCCATTTGCCACCCCCTCCAATACAGAGCCGTGATGACATCAGGAGGGTGCTATCAGATGGCAGTCACCACCTGGCTAAGCTGCTTTTCCTACGCAGCCGTCCACACTGGCAACATGTTTCGGGAGCACGTTTGCAGATCCAGTGTGATCCACCAGTTCTTCCGTGACATCCCTCATGTGTTGGCCCTGGTTTCCTGTGAGGTTTTCTTTGTAGAGTTTTTGACCCTGGCCCTGAGCTCATGCTTGGTTCTGGGATGCTTTATTCTCATGATGATCTCCTATTTCCAAATCTTCTCAACGGTGCTCAGAATCCCTTCAGGACAGAGTCGAGCAAAAGCCTTCTCCACCTGCTCCCCCCAGCTCATTGTCATCATGCTCTTTCTTACCACAGGGCTCTTTGCTGCCTTAGGACCAATTGCAAAAGCTCTGTCCATTCAGGATTTAGTGATTGCTCTGACATACACAGTTTTGCCTCCCTTCCTCAATCCCATCATATATAGTCTTAGGAATAAGGAGATTAAAACAGCCATGTGGAGACTCTTTGTGAAGATATATTTTCTGCAAAAGTAG